Sequence from the Acropora muricata isolate sample 2 chromosome 10, ASM3666990v1, whole genome shotgun sequence genome:
taaaaattaaatttcatgacTTAatcagagatgtatccaggttttcaaatccgaaaaaacttgcataatttaCAACACCGCCAAGTTCATAGGAGCAACAGAGACAACGACACTTGCACGcccgaaattaatcaacaggctcgcatttttcatatttcccgttgggttctctgtcatttcgctcacgataaacataccaatgcttgaattcacttggaaagcatacaacaaactcaacttcgacagaaatgtttaattatcattgccagatcgaaagtgtcgccgattgaaaaacaatgccgaaaacgtcacgcaaaaccaacattttatatacttcgccgttgggttctctgtcatttcgctcacgagaaactaactaaagcttgaaattcgcttggaaagcatgcaaaaaactcaaaatcgactgaaatggtaaattattgtttgcagatcggcagtgtcgccgattgtctcaccaaaaaacTACGCgaataacgtcacgcaacacctggaaattcaaacataacaaactaagcactagcgactgaggaaagtgatgagaaaacacaatggcttttcggctttagtctgaaaatttacagcgaaatagaccgtgactgaagagttgataaaaattgttttcatgaaacacaaatttgcgcatcgtgtgacgctgttttttcctggagtttgtaatttgcataaacattcgattttttttttctgcgtccaattggacccttcattcaatattctctgcgtccaaaagaagaatgagtgcgtcccaggacgcaatgacgcactctggatacatctctgctTAATGTCCATCACATGCAAACTTTTGGTCCTGTTTTCTAACTTACGTGGTGGTGAAGCAGGTTTGTTTGATTCCTTCTTCTCTTCAATTGCTTCTGTTTTTTCCTCAGTGGTTTCTTCTGTTTCCTTTACTTCCATTTTTACTTCCTCTTTGACCTCCTCACTGACATCTTTATTGGGCATTGCAGCCAGATCTTGCTCTGCAATCAGATCTGAGACAAGCTTCAGAGCCTTCTCAGAAGCAGAAACTATTTTCTGTACAGCCTGGAGTTCCTGCTCATTGGGGTAAATGCTTGAGTGCTTGGCCATGACTAGACGGTCATCAGGGGTATCAAACCTTGGTCGCCCCACAGGCTGTGGctaaaacaagaacaaaagaatggTATTTCAGCTTGAGGCTCGACTAAACTTCACCATATATAAGGGAATGACTTGAGCTGGACATCAAGATTTGTCAGCCACTAACAATTTTtgaggaaacaaaaaatgctATAATCTGTCTTGCACTCACTGAGTACAATAATAAATTCTATGTATTAACTAACATTATTGATGCTAATTTTAGTTGAACAGTGAACAGGATGGCAACATGCTTATCCTGGTAAACTTCCAAAATGTTACAGCCATTAATTTTGATCTCCACACTTGCTCGTAGCTTCTTACCATGTCGCCAACTCCCTCCATAAGAGGACGTGGTCCCATAGGTCCTCCCGGCCCTCTTGGTGGCCCCATTCGGCCAGGTCCCCAGCCCTCGTAGAATTCAACTTCAAATCGACGTCGGTTTTCCTCTTCCCAGAACCTTTCCTCTTCTGCAATTCGCCTGTAATATTCCTCTTCTTCCCATCGGCGCAAGTCTTCCTCATGTCTTCCCCTGTTAACAGATTACAAGCGGTGTTTGAAAAAAGGAATCAAGTTTTATCACCTTTACCACTGAAGATGAGAGCACAACCTATACAATCAATAACCATCTTGCAAAAAGTTATAAATCAACACTCTTATGTAATTAACTCATTAGCATTCATTAAGTAGAACCATTTCTTGACAACTGTTGACCAGCAACCCTTTCTAAGTTAATTCcccttacaaataacatcaaAAACATTAAGAGTAAAACTAATTCAAAATCCTTTCTGCCACTAAATCATCAAGCTGAAACCTGCTTGAACCTAGATTTTTTGACTGGTTTAATAAGCCCTGAAGCACATGCCAGTAGCCAAGTACAATCACCAACAAACAggcaaaaaatgagaagaaaaatgttacTTTTTCCACTGCCAGTACTGCTCTTGTTCCCACTGTCGGCGAAACTTGTCTTCTTGCCCTTTGCTGAGACGGTTGCGTCCACTTGGTTTAGTATCAACCACAAGATCTGGTTGAACCTTTTTCTGCAACATAAAGAAACTATTATCATCATGAATTCAACCACCCACTTTTGAACTTGttattttgaagaaaatcaactgctttttctttttaacactTTCCTCACAATCCTGGAAACCACTTACCTTGTATGACAACCGATGACGTCGTCCAGCCAAATGTGCCTCCTTTGCATTTGGATCATTGAACTTGCATTCACACAGTTTGCAGTGGAAACTAACAACCTTCCCCTCCTCATTCTTAATTTCCTCTAAGTATTCTCCACCTAGAAATTGAAGGAAGGGAGGCAATTGTAACCACTGGATTGAATCAAGCATAATGCACTGAAACAGAAACTTGATCGTTACTGATTGACCATGAAATCTAATCACATACCAACAATCTTGCTCTTGTCCACTCCAGTGAAATTTGCCAAGTCAAATTTTTCTGTTAGACATAATAAATCAAAATCagacaaaatagagaaaaaaaaattaatgctacGTAATTTTTTCTGAGAAACTTCTGCAATCTGATAAACACAATGCAATGACAAAGCAATACCTTAGGCCCCAGCAGTTCAAAGGTTGGACAATGCTAACCAGCTGATAAATTCCTAGATCCAATTGATTGCACAATCCACCAACTGAATAGCAAAATCCATTGAAAAACTGGGACCAGAGCTAAAAATACCTACAGTACCGGTCAAAGCTAAGTTGACAGTCCCTTGAAACTCACTTGTCAAAACTCAATTCTTGATTCTAGAAAAATTTTGAGGATCGAGGCTCCAGTTGAGTTTTGAGACCTTCAAGGCCATTTGAAAAATTACTAAGGGTTTCAAGAAACTTTCAAGATAAAATTCAAGACTTTCAAGTCCTGAAAATAAAGGACTTTTTGCGTGATTCTTTCTCCACTTTTGAAAGCGAGCATAGGCTTTTAATCATGGTTAACTTTCTCATCTTTAATGCAATGGGTTTTCTTGCATTTAAATTGTTCACAAACATCTGAATTGACAATCACCAACACAGTCATTTTGTTCACCATGACTACTGCACATATCTACTTGggtaaaaaaaaagtcagagTACGGTAACTGTTTTGGCCAACATCTAGATGCGGCTGCTGTTGAAAATATAAAGCTAGATGAGTTTGCAAGGTGAAACAAAAAGGTAGTTACCTAAATAATATCAGGAAAGGAAAACGGTCTTTATGTTTAAACCCCTTCTTTCTAAGCACAGATAAACTTTCAATCTTAAAAGTTAGGGGTTACCAATAAAATCAACACCTTTGATGCATATGGAGGTTGGGTACCCTGGAACATGCTCTTCGTCTATTAAAATGAATTTGTGTGTGACAGATGCATTGGTACAGGAATGTAACTATTCATTCTACAATCAATGCTTCATGATAATAATCCAGTCCTTGCCAAAGTGACTCTGAGAAGCAGTACACTAACCTTCTTCCATCTCTGCTTCATTCCCAGATACTGATCCAGCATTGTTATTGCCAGGTAAAGCCCCAGGTGACCCACCTCCTTCACTCTTCACAAGTCCAGTTGAAGTCAGTCTCGTGCCACCAATAAAAGTTATCTTAGGAGAAGCTATTTTGCGGGCAGGTGGTTTCCGTTGAGAGCCCTTGTTTCCAGCACCGGCCTTTTTGTctccattttcttttgttgcgtCCTTGGCTTCTGGGGGCTTCAAGGGGCTTGGCTCTGGAATCGGCTTCCCAAGTTTTTGATGCAGTTTAACAACCTTCAGAAGCAATGTTAGAACTAATTCAGCCCTGAAAAATGCTAATGATTCAAAAAGCCACATTTTGCAACCCTCCttatgaagaaaggcagtgccttttgaaaaattagataccgtatttattcacttataaggcacactcggttataagacgcaccctaaactttcgaagacgattgtgacaagtaagtaaaatgaaaatttcacctaaataccctgtcaTAAGGCGAACCCAGAATTatgggaaattttgttgaccacatcgctgtactcacaacaatttgcttccaaaagttactaattacagtgcttccattttcaaaacaatagcaaaagagtcacacatgaacaacagcataaaagtcacactttttaattcactcaagtcatcattcaaagcaatcgaaagagctaaaccaacccactcgaggagatcgccccataagtcctagcaaacctttaagtacgtcatgtatgtctaatTAAGAaagccttgttgtttggataacgcaatcgctgtgcgaaaatactcggttataagacgcaccccgaattttaagcagattttcatcgaacaagcatcttttctcgtaaaaaatggtgcgccttataagtgaataaatacagtatatttaacaattattcctcgagcccgaatgggctatgagtcaatagcccataaggccaaaggccgaatgggctattaactcagaggccatgagagcgagaggaataattgttttagtgaaatccaactagttggtcaaaaaaatatcgaaactaaacatctttgacaagttaaagctagacatcaatcctttttaccgccaaaacattacaaatatggcgggcgcttttcgctactagtgggctataacatatagcctactagtagctcaaccaatcagaacgcagcattgatgatagaccactagttggattttactaataacatatattccttacactgtttgatcagccttaCTTTCTCTCATTTGCATTTGACAATTCACATAATTACAGTTATTTCCACTAAAAAGCATGCTGATTAATGAAATCAGGTCACAAGCAAAGTACCCCACAGCAAATATCAGGAAGCTCTTGGCTTCTTAGTCATCAGTTCTATTCATTTTAATCCAGACCAGTGCCAAACCATGTCTAATGATTCTCAGCCCATTATCTCATAAATACTAAAAGAAAACCGAAGAGGAAAACCAAACATCCATGGTTTACGCATGGACATGTACCAGGAGCACGGGGCTGGTTAATCTAAGAATGAAAGAATTCCAGCACGGGAAAATCTCCTGCGTTCAATATCCCTGCAGCTTCAACACAAAAACCATTCATACAGAGGTTTCCATGCCAAATTTTGCAGGTTAGGGCTCAGACTCTCTCTCAATGTTCCATCCAAAAAGAAATTTCAACtattttcttcaaaagaaaCTGCTGAGCACTTCAGATTGTCACAAAACTTTTTTCTTCCAAACagactaaaagaaaaatatttgaatgatcctttcaataattttagaaaagttttcAGAACTGAAAGCTTAATAATGattgcttgcttgcttgttttGAATACTGTATTGCTATTCACCTTTTGTtgccttttttctttaatttagtCTCATGGTCAGATGGAAACAAGGTAAAGATAACTCTACTTAGTTCATTGCATCTGATCAGAAATGTAAAAGTCACATTTGTTtaatccaggtgatctggtgacgtaattcggaggactggaatgaaaaattttaacgccgtaccccacaaccgcgcgcggccttattttcaaattcaacatggcagaggcgaggttatagctcgtcgggtctactcgaatgttcattcagtaacaggaaatgtggtagacacggaatgatctgttgagttttgacGATGGAAATGCTggagggagtttggaaacaacacctaaggctgtgcgcggttgtgggatacggcgttaaaatttttcttcccagtcctccaaattacgtcaccagatcacctggatattGTGGGTGACGGAGTAGCCAATTCTTAGATCATTAAGTGACATACATTGCAGCCACTGAAAGTGAGTTTCTCCAAAGCAGTTTACTTTCCTCAGCCTAAAGAAAAACGATTAGAAAACCGGAAACAAGAACAGAGTGCCAGGTTGCAAATAAGTTCTCTTTCCGGTTAAGAACATGCATGTGATGACCAAACAGCTGTAATTGGACATGTTATCTTTTCATTCGCCCCCTGTTGTCATGTGATTGTCAAATGAAATCGGGGGGGAAGGGGGGCATTGTTCCATTATCAATGGATGAAACACAACCATCGCAGCTTGCATTTCAGTATACCTTTTGATGTTTTGATCCTTTCAAGTGTGCAGCATAGGCATCTGTCCCTGTGCAAGTGACATCGCACAGCTCACAACGATACGCATTGGATGGAAGCGATTCTTTCTCCTTCTGCTTGGCAGCCTGTTCTTTCTTCTTATGCTTCTGTCCCTCAAGATGCTCTCTGTAAGTCTAAAGAAATAAACCTTGATCAGCAAAAGATCCCTTGCTTTAATGCCTCTTTTCACAGTTTCCCAAAATAGGTAACTAAATCAGAGTGGGTATATCACTTCTAACTTGGTGCTTCAGcaagtaaatgaatgaatgaatgaaaacttGTTAATTTTTCAATGTATTTAGCTAAAGATTAACTTATTGGGGACACCTAGATAAAATCAATACTATTCACTAATGCACAAAAAATGGATGAATAGATTCTAAATAATTGTTAACagcataaaaaatataaatactgtgAAATGACATAAAATGATTCTGTTCACGATTTACATAGTTTGCAGCAATTGCTGTTGTCGTTGATGAGGTCTGAAAGGTCAAAGTTCCTTATTCTGGTCTTAAATATCATGAGGGTTGCCGAGATCCTTAAATCTTTGCCGAGTTTGGACCA
This genomic interval carries:
- the LOC136930847 gene encoding LOW QUALITY PROTEIN: zinc finger RNA-binding protein-like (The sequence of the model RefSeq protein was modified relative to this genomic sequence to represent the inferred CDS: inserted 1 base in 1 codon); its protein translation is MGMMKPKPPPKXTQLHYCDVCKISCAGPQTYREHLEGQKHKKKEQAAKQKEKESLPSNAYRCELCDVTCTGTDAYAAHLKGSKHQKVVKLHQKLGKPIPEPSPLKPPEAKDATKENGDKKAGAGNKGSQRKPPARKIASPKITFIGGTRLTSTGLVKSEGGGSPGALPGNNNAGSVSGNEAEMEEEKFDLANFTGVDKSKIVGGEYLEEIKNEEGKVVSFHCKLCECKFNDPNAKEAHLAGRRHRLSYKKKVQPDLVVDTKPSGRNRLSKGQEDKFRRQWEQEQYWQWKKGRHEEDLRRWEEEEYYRRIAEEERFWEEENRRRFEVEFYEGWGPGRMGPPRGPGGPMGPRPLMEGVGDMPQPVGRPRFDTPDDRLVMAKHSSIYPNEQELQAVQKIVSASEKALKLVSDLIAEQDLAAMPNKDVSEEVKEEVKMEVKETEETTEEKTEAIEEKKESNKPASPPRALKGVMRVGVLAKGLLLHERLDVNLVVLCHDKPTKMLIKRVADLLPEHLAKVTEEKYEIKTVLEEAALKIITPVDPKVVVTITLTSPVMREGEEAEHAEDDPEVLDRPKCLAALASLRHAKWFQAKANGLQSCVIIIRVMRDLCQRIPAFAPLNNWALELLVEKAVSSSQQPLGPGEAFRRVLECISSGLLLEGGPGICDPCEKDTVDALAEVSMQEKEELTASAQHALRLTAFRQLHKVLGIDPLPAGPKFRRNRGGRSFKRRREDSGQEEGAKKEKKEGEGEVVAEAMEVTSAGGTEVKTDA